Proteins co-encoded in one Bacillus sp. FSL H8-0547 genomic window:
- a CDS encoding helix-turn-helix domain-containing protein produces the protein MNSNEGKLKCSIEYTLNKIGGKWKTVVLWHLGTDGTLRYSEIRRLLTGVTHKVLSRQLKELEEDGFIERRQYDTMPPKVEYTMTSKGHTLMPILQHMHVWGKENWDQD, from the coding sequence TTGAACTCAAATGAAGGAAAATTAAAGTGCTCCATTGAATATACACTAAATAAAATAGGGGGAAAATGGAAAACGGTTGTCCTCTGGCATCTCGGGACTGATGGGACGCTTAGATACAGTGAAATCAGAAGGCTGTTGACAGGAGTAACCCACAAGGTATTAAGCCGGCAGTTAAAAGAACTTGAAGAAGATGGGTTTATCGAACGCAGGCAATATGATACGATGCCTCCGAAAGTAGAATATACCATGACATCCAAAGGACATACATTGATGCCGATTCTTCAGCACATGCATGTGTGGGGCAAAGAAAATTGGGACCAGGATTAA